Proteins encoded in a region of the Sparus aurata chromosome 6, fSpaAur1.1, whole genome shotgun sequence genome:
- the eif6 gene encoding eukaryotic translation initiation factor 6, with amino-acid sequence MAVRASFEKNNEIGCFAKLTNTYCLVAVGGSENFYGVFEGELSETIPVVHASIAGCRIIGRMCVGNRHGMLVPSNTTDQELQHIRNCLPDVVRIQRVEERLSALGNVIACNDYVALVHPDLDRETEEILADTLKVEVFRQTVAEQVLVGSYCAFSNQGGLVHPKTSIEDQDELSSLLQVPLVAGTVNRGSEVIAGGLVVNDWCAFCGLDTTSTELSVIESVFRLSDASQPSAIATSMRDSLIDSMA; translated from the exons atggcCGTGAGAGCATCGTTTGAGAAAAACAACGAGATCGGCTGCTTCGCCAAACTGACCAACACATACTGCCTGGTTGCGGTCGGCGGCTCAGAGAACTTCTACGG tgtgtttgaAGGGGAATTATCAGAAACCATCCCAGTGGTCCACGCCTCCATAGCAGGCTGTCGCATCATCGGGAggatgtgtgtgg GTAACCGTCACGGCATGCTGGTGCCCAGCAACACAACAGACCAGGAGCTGCAGCACATCAGAAACTGCCTGCCAGACGTGGTGAGGATCCAGAGAGTGGAGGAGAGGTTGTCTGCTCTGGGGAACGTCATCGCCTGCAACGACTACGTGGCGCTGGTCCACCCCGACCTGGACAgg GAGACGGAGGAGATCCTGGCAGACACTCTGAAGGTGGAGGTTTTCCGACAGACGGTAGCAGAGCAGGTCCTGGTCGGCTCCTACTGCGCATTCAGCAACCAGGGAGGCCTCGTCCACCCCAAGACCTCCATAGAAGACCAGGACGAGCTGTCGTCTCTGCTTCAGGTTCCTCTAGTG GCCGGCACAGTGAACCGGGGCAGCGAGGTGATCGCGGGCGGGCTGGTCGTCAACGACTGGTGTGCGTTCTGCGGCCTGGACACCACCAGCACGGAGCTGTCGGTCATCGAGAGCGTCTTCAGGCTGAGTGACGCGTCGCAGCCGTCCGCCATCGCCACCAGCATGAGGGACTCGCTGATCGACAG CATGGCGTAa